The following proteins are encoded in a genomic region of Sorangiineae bacterium MSr12523:
- a CDS encoding site-specific integrase: MNQEETLVDEKKVPTLRESAERYLAVRKRQVSPRAWLEEWQYLNVDILPKLGDLRLAELLDNTELIPELFRELGTRRPTPYCLACHTVLRQLIEASIFGAESPLTVAGGRAHEQRPRQIIPIATAQRLLTSSSVPLERRAEYAVMVGTGARIGEMHSACWGHRHTAAPIPYWVVGDGHSHYWRVSRRIPLAPFVLAALEVLHDSARLALCRDPRPEDLMLREIRRPVRPEVLRADLQAAGLPSDLHAFPFVLHDVRRSVNKWLEDAGVDGETRDAFLGHSIVAFGMETETISLERMAAAVAQLPFQFSAEGG; this comes from the coding sequence ATGAACCAGGAAGAGACTTTGGTCGATGAGAAGAAGGTCCCCACCCTGCGCGAATCGGCGGAGCGGTATCTCGCAGTCCGCAAACGCCAGGTCAGCCCCCGAGCCTGGCTCGAGGAATGGCAATATCTCAACGTGGATATTCTGCCCAAGCTCGGAGACCTTCGATTGGCGGAGTTGCTCGACAACACGGAACTCATTCCGGAATTGTTTCGCGAGCTGGGGACGCGTCGCCCCACACCGTATTGCCTTGCGTGCCACACGGTCTTGCGCCAGCTCATCGAAGCCTCGATATTCGGGGCCGAGTCTCCGTTGACCGTGGCAGGGGGGCGGGCGCATGAGCAGCGCCCACGACAAATCATTCCGATCGCAACTGCCCAACGGCTCCTCACCTCATCCTCCGTTCCGCTCGAACGCCGAGCGGAGTACGCCGTGATGGTCGGCACCGGAGCACGAATCGGCGAGATGCACAGCGCGTGTTGGGGGCATCGCCACACGGCGGCGCCAATCCCTTATTGGGTGGTGGGGGACGGTCATTCGCATTACTGGCGCGTGTCGCGGCGCATTCCGCTCGCGCCCTTCGTTCTTGCAGCTCTCGAGGTGCTGCACGACAGCGCGCGGCTCGCATTGTGCCGCGACCCTCGGCCCGAAGACCTCATGCTCCGGGAGATCCGTCGCCCCGTGCGCCCCGAGGTTCTGCGCGCTGACCTCCAGGCTGCGGGCCTGCCCTCCGACCTGCATGCTTTTCCATTCGTGCTTCACGATGTTCGTCGTTCTGTAAACAAGTGGCTCGAGGACGCCGGCGTCGACGGCGAGACACGTGATGCCTTCCTCGGGCACTCCATCGTTGCGTTCGGGATGGAGACCGAAACCATTTCGCTCGAGCGCATGGCGGCGGCGGTTGCACAGCTCCCGTTCCAGTTCTCGGCGGAGGGTGGGTAG
- the boxC gene encoding 2,3-epoxybenzoyl-CoA dihydrolase: MADALHTVHAGVTSPVRFETHPDRYRHWQLSFPAEYGGAVARLAMNVKEDGGGDYVLKLNSYDLGVDIELADALQRIRFEHPAVKALVITSAKDRIFSSGANIYMLGGSTHAFKVNFCKFTNETRLYLEEMSAESGVSSVAALNGTASGGGYELALACDSIVLQDDGSSAVSLPEAPLLAVLPGTGGLTRLVDKRKVRRDLADVFSTLAEGIRGKRAVAWNLVDESPSRSQFDAVVKTRAEAFVAASKRKAHAPIVLAPLEANRSDNGAEYKYVSLVLDRAARTATLTVRAPGAGQPATPDELAKAGADAWILRAFRELDDALLDLRFNQPDIGVIALKTEGDPAAVLAVDAFLHAHREDPLVREVTLLVRRVLKRLDLSAKTFFALVEPGSCFAGTLLELALASDRVYMLDDDGVALQTSKLNAGAYPMSNGLSRLESRFLREPSRVARVLERTEPFDTKQALDEGLVTFAPDDLDWEDEIRIAFEERASYSPDALTGMEASLRFAGPETLETKIFGRLTAWQNWIFQRPNAVGQRGALTLYGSPERPEFDFRRT; the protein is encoded by the coding sequence ATGGCCGACGCCCTTCACACCGTTCACGCTGGAGTCACGAGTCCGGTCCGATTCGAAACCCATCCCGATCGCTACCGTCATTGGCAACTGAGCTTTCCCGCGGAGTACGGTGGTGCCGTCGCGCGGCTGGCCATGAACGTCAAAGAAGACGGCGGCGGCGACTACGTGTTGAAGCTCAACTCGTACGACCTCGGCGTCGACATCGAGCTCGCCGATGCCTTGCAGCGCATTCGCTTCGAACATCCCGCCGTCAAAGCGCTGGTCATCACCAGCGCGAAAGACCGTATTTTTTCGTCCGGCGCGAACATTTACATGCTGGGAGGCTCCACCCATGCCTTCAAAGTGAACTTCTGCAAATTCACGAACGAGACGAGGCTCTACCTCGAGGAGATGAGCGCCGAATCCGGCGTCTCCAGCGTCGCCGCGCTCAATGGCACGGCGTCGGGTGGCGGCTACGAGCTGGCGCTGGCCTGTGACTCCATCGTCCTACAGGATGACGGCTCGTCGGCGGTGAGCCTGCCCGAGGCGCCGCTGCTGGCGGTGCTTCCGGGCACCGGCGGGCTGACGCGCCTCGTCGACAAGCGCAAGGTGCGTCGCGATCTCGCGGACGTCTTCTCCACCTTGGCCGAGGGCATTCGCGGCAAGCGCGCCGTCGCGTGGAACCTCGTCGACGAGTCGCCCTCGCGTTCGCAGTTCGACGCGGTGGTGAAGACGCGCGCGGAGGCTTTCGTCGCCGCATCGAAGCGCAAGGCCCACGCGCCCATCGTGCTCGCGCCGCTCGAGGCGAACCGCAGTGATAACGGTGCAGAATACAAGTATGTCTCGCTGGTCCTCGATCGCGCCGCGCGGACGGCGACGTTGACCGTGCGGGCGCCGGGCGCGGGGCAGCCCGCGACGCCGGACGAACTCGCCAAGGCCGGTGCCGATGCGTGGATCCTGCGCGCGTTCCGCGAGCTCGACGATGCGCTGCTCGATCTACGCTTCAATCAGCCGGACATCGGCGTCATCGCGCTCAAGACCGAGGGTGATCCCGCCGCGGTGCTCGCCGTCGATGCCTTCTTGCACGCGCACCGCGAAGACCCGCTGGTGCGCGAGGTCACGTTGCTCGTGCGGCGCGTTCTCAAGCGGCTCGATCTGTCGGCCAAGACGTTCTTCGCCTTGGTCGAACCCGGCTCGTGCTTCGCGGGCACCTTGCTCGAGCTCGCCCTGGCCTCGGATCGCGTTTACATGCTCGACGACGATGGCGTCGCGCTTCAAACCTCGAAGCTCAATGCCGGCGCCTACCCCATGTCGAACGGCCTCTCCCGCTTGGAATCGCGCTTCCTTCGCGAGCCTTCGCGGGTGGCGCGCGTGCTCGAACGCACGGAGCCCTTCGACACGAAGCAGGCCCTCGACGAAGGGCTCGTCACCTTCGCGCCGGACGATCTCGACTGGGAAGATGAAATCCGCATCGCTTTCGAAGAGCGCGCCAGCTATTCGCCCGACGCCCTGACCGGCATGGAAGCAAGCCTTCGCTTCGCCGGCCCCGAGACCTTGGAGACCAAGATTTTCGGCCGCCTCACCGCCTGGC
- a CDS encoding 3,4-dehydroadipyl-CoA semialdehyde dehydrogenase produces the protein MIELESYLQGAWVRGSGRASTLVNPSTEAPIATSNTEGLDFGVALAYARDVGGPALRAMSFAARGEMLRALSRCIHAHRDELIGLAIENGGNTRGDAKFDIDGASLTLAAYADVAAELAKEAPNGPVLLDGPSLPLGRSPRLVGAHIFVPREGVAVHINAFNFPAWGLAEKAAVALCAGVPVVSKPASSTALVSHRIVRLWVEEKLLPPGALSFIAGSPGDLLKHLRGQDVLAFTGAGTTGAHLRAEHAVREHSVRVNVEADSLNAALLGPDVGDDSEVMNLFVGDVVRDMTQKTGQKCTAIRRVYVPADKVPAVLERLRERLAAIKVGDPSREDVGMGPLATAQQLADVRAGVAKLAAHGKAVFGSAEAVHEKGYFISPVLLHGERPDPGDAVHNHEVFGPVATVMPYSDAADAVKWVAAGGGGLVSSVYSDDKAFVRSVVLGIAPYHGRVTVGSSKIAGQAVPPGTVLAPLVHGGPGRAGSGEELGGRRGLAFYMQRVALQGDRALLEMISGQREEKA, from the coding sequence ATGATCGAGCTCGAAAGCTATCTGCAAGGCGCCTGGGTACGAGGAAGCGGACGTGCGAGCACGCTGGTCAATCCGTCGACGGAAGCTCCCATCGCGACGTCCAACACCGAGGGTCTCGATTTCGGAGTCGCCCTCGCCTACGCCCGTGACGTGGGCGGGCCCGCGCTCCGAGCCATGAGCTTCGCGGCGCGTGGGGAGATGCTGCGCGCTTTGTCGCGGTGCATCCACGCCCACCGCGACGAGCTCATCGGGCTGGCCATCGAGAACGGGGGCAACACGCGCGGGGATGCGAAGTTCGATATCGACGGAGCGTCCCTCACCTTGGCGGCGTACGCCGACGTCGCCGCGGAACTGGCAAAAGAGGCGCCGAACGGGCCGGTGTTGCTCGATGGTCCGAGCCTTCCGCTCGGCCGAAGCCCGCGTTTGGTGGGGGCCCACATCTTCGTGCCGCGCGAGGGCGTGGCCGTGCACATCAACGCGTTCAACTTTCCGGCGTGGGGCCTCGCGGAAAAAGCCGCCGTGGCGCTCTGTGCGGGCGTGCCCGTGGTGAGCAAGCCCGCCTCGAGCACCGCCCTGGTTTCGCACCGCATCGTGCGCCTTTGGGTCGAGGAAAAACTGCTTCCCCCGGGGGCGCTCTCCTTCATTGCCGGCAGCCCGGGCGATCTCTTGAAGCACCTGCGCGGGCAAGACGTCCTCGCGTTCACGGGCGCAGGAACGACCGGTGCGCACCTGCGCGCCGAGCATGCGGTGCGGGAACACTCGGTGCGGGTGAACGTGGAGGCCGACAGCCTCAATGCGGCGTTGCTCGGGCCCGACGTCGGCGACGACTCCGAGGTGATGAACCTTTTCGTCGGCGATGTCGTGCGCGACATGACCCAAAAGACGGGGCAAAAATGCACGGCCATCCGCCGCGTGTACGTGCCCGCGGACAAGGTGCCTGCGGTGCTCGAGCGGCTGCGCGAGCGCCTCGCGGCCATCAAGGTGGGCGATCCTTCGCGCGAGGACGTGGGCATGGGCCCCCTTGCGACAGCGCAACAATTGGCCGACGTTCGCGCCGGCGTCGCCAAGCTCGCGGCCCATGGAAAAGCCGTGTTCGGAAGCGCAGAGGCCGTGCACGAGAAGGGTTATTTCATCAGCCCCGTGTTGCTACACGGCGAGCGGCCCGATCCGGGTGATGCAGTGCACAATCACGAGGTCTTCGGCCCCGTGGCCACCGTGATGCCGTATTCCGATGCGGCCGATGCCGTGAAGTGGGTCGCGGCAGGTGGCGGAGGTCTGGTGTCGAGCGTCTACTCGGACGACAAGGCCTTCGTGCGATCCGTGGTGCTCGGCATTGCGCCGTACCATGGCCGCGTAACCGTGGGCTCTTCGAAAATCGCGGGACAGGCCGTGCCTCCGGGCACCGTATTGGCTCCGCTCGTACACGGCGGACCGGGGCGCGCGGGCAGCGGTGAAGAGCTTGGCGGTCGCCGCGGACTGGCCTTTTACATGCAGCGCGTGGCCTTGCAGGGTGACCGGGCGTTGCTCGAGATGATTTCCGGACAGCGCGAAGAGAAAGCGTAA
- a CDS encoding helix-turn-helix domain-containing protein, whose protein sequence is MTEPAQVTVLPMSADALRSLVREAVREELKTNASDDDVLDLEDVARLLKISTKTVVKYINKRGLPATRFGQNWRFRRDNVRSWLQEQAVKFGAPSERYGDKLRAVKGEG, encoded by the coding sequence GTGACCGAGCCCGCCCAGGTGACGGTCCTGCCCATGAGCGCGGACGCGTTGCGGTCGCTCGTCAGGGAGGCCGTGCGCGAGGAGCTCAAGACCAATGCGTCTGACGACGACGTTCTCGATCTAGAGGACGTCGCGCGGCTTCTAAAGATATCCACGAAAACGGTGGTGAAATACATCAATAAGAGGGGATTGCCCGCAACGCGTTTTGGTCAGAATTGGCGCTTTCGGCGTGACAATGTTCGTAGCTGGTTGCAAGAGCAAGCGGTGAAGTTCGGCGCTCCGAGCGAGCGCTATGGGGACAAACTGCGCGCGGTGAAAGGGGAAGGCTGA
- a CDS encoding response regulator has translation MNDATPIPRRPEPRTQRRPLILCVEDNEDSRALYAAFLTRAGFRVTEASNGAEGLERAQALRPDLIVLDISLPVMDGREMLRRLRDADPSQTVPVIVVTGQAYPEHWRDAIDRGCDAYLTKPCPLGDLLAAVLKVISLKRAKDAEDKSS, from the coding sequence ATGAACGATGCGACGCCCATTCCGCGCCGTCCGGAGCCTAGGACGCAGCGCCGCCCTCTCATCCTTTGCGTCGAGGACAACGAGGACAGCCGTGCGCTGTACGCCGCGTTCCTGACGCGAGCAGGGTTTCGCGTGACCGAGGCCAGCAACGGCGCCGAAGGGCTGGAGCGCGCGCAGGCACTCCGACCGGATCTCATCGTGCTCGATATTTCGCTGCCGGTGATGGACGGACGGGAAATGCTGCGACGCTTGCGTGATGCCGACCCAAGCCAAACCGTTCCGGTCATCGTCGTCACGGGCCAAGCTTATCCGGAGCATTGGCGCGACGCGATAGACCGCGGCTGCGACGCATACCTGACCAAACCGTGCCCATTGGGCGATCTTCTGGCCGCCGTACTCAAGGTGATTAGCCTCAAGCGCGCCAAGGACGCGGAGGACAAGTCGAGTTAG